From Vitis vinifera cultivar Pinot Noir 40024 chromosome 3, ASM3070453v1, the proteins below share one genomic window:
- the LOC132253467 gene encoding vegetative cell wall protein gp1-like: MTAYGGADQGAPAGPEQPEEPIEPPTDTQPPAPAVAPSEPPPEIPSFAPQATPQPPPVISPPSTPSSSAEPRRILTQQITALRSQQEQILTTQDQHTTILRQIQHHLGITSAPEHVIPSSSEPSQAPPFVDQPMPHQEPPTGEAVEPSFPQHHSTSLRRYHFLPIFQSLLSH; this comes from the exons ATGACAGCTTATGGTGGTGCAGACCagggagcaccagctggaccaGAGCAGCCAGAGGAGCCAATTGAACCACCTACTGACACTCAGCCGCCTGCCCCTGCAGTGGCCCCTAGTGAGCCTCCACCAGAGATTCCATCCTTTGCTCCTCAGGCCACACCACAGCCTCCTCCTGTCATTTCACCTCCATCAACACCATCTTCTTCAGCTGAGCCAAGG AGAATTCTCACTCAGCAGATCACAGCCCTTCGTTCTCAGCAGGAGCAGATTCTTACCACTCAGGACCAGCACACTACCATCCTAAGGCAGATCCAGCATCATCTCGGCATTACATCAGCTCCTGAGCATGTCATTCCCAGCTCAtcagagccatcacaggccccACCTTTTGTTGATCAGCCTATGCCTCATCAGGAGCCTCCTACAGGAGAGGCAGttgagccatcatttccacagCATCACTCCacgtcactcaggaggtaccacttcctccctatttttcaatcgcttttatCACATTAA